In Desulfovibrio sp. X2, a genomic segment contains:
- a CDS encoding N-acetylmuramoyl-L-alanine amidase, protein MRGKRHAISIVLMTLGLVLLWCGGLWAASLQRQFNTAYTDFHSLDRSKKRSAQRSEWLAVQKEFLDIYTSDPGGSFAPKALYYVGRVNEELGQRSRLAGDYENACDYFQRMVSRFPSHPWADDCLYRKAEINLRHLNRPDRAYADLLILDHKYTKGDMHAKAQALLREIDAKHAGGAAPAAAGAKSSGRKKDADKAADTLAASIVSGASASDSDGGDAPGAAAAADSSGASSQGGSVTLDHVRWHSSDEYTRVVLDLSGEARFKWQLLAANPDADTPHRLYIDLLDTGLSKSSAQDKTVRDGILKQIRTAQNTPDTVRVVLDFNKFQDYKLFQLYDPYRVVVDVYAPRKGQPAKAVTAAASGDSGPTSAKSARESASRSKSRSRSRSGKGAMNVASSREPEPITPGPSQRKHSESLIEQLGLSVDTIMIDPGHGGKDSGAIGAGGLYEKNVVLRAAKILGAKLEARGFHVVYTRSTDKFIPLEERTAMANVRKADLFISLHCNAADDSSAKGLEVYSLNLAKTKDAVRVAARENAVTAKRISDLQVILTDLMLNSKVKESKDLAGDVQGGILRSVRKTYPLHDRRQREAPFYVLMGAKMPAILVEMGYITNPTEARKLDSDSYLDDLCDGIVAGVGSYKRTIERYASR, encoded by the coding sequence ATGCGCGGAAAACGTCACGCCATATCCATCGTTTTGATGACCCTGGGTCTCGTGCTCTTGTGGTGCGGAGGCCTGTGGGCCGCCAGTCTGCAACGCCAGTTCAATACCGCCTATACGGACTTCCATTCCCTGGACAGGAGCAAGAAGCGCTCGGCGCAGCGCTCCGAATGGCTCGCGGTGCAGAAGGAGTTCCTGGATATCTATACCAGCGATCCCGGCGGATCGTTCGCGCCCAAGGCCCTCTACTACGTGGGCCGGGTCAACGAGGAACTGGGGCAGCGCTCGCGCCTGGCCGGGGACTACGAGAACGCCTGCGACTACTTCCAGCGCATGGTCTCGCGCTTCCCGAGCCACCCCTGGGCGGACGACTGCCTCTACCGCAAGGCCGAGATCAACCTGCGCCACCTGAACAGGCCGGACAGGGCCTACGCCGACCTGCTCATCCTGGACCACAAGTACACCAAGGGCGACATGCACGCCAAGGCCCAGGCCCTGCTGCGCGAGATCGACGCCAAGCATGCCGGGGGGGCGGCCCCCGCCGCGGCCGGCGCGAAGTCCTCAGGCAGGAAGAAGGACGCGGACAAGGCCGCGGACACGCTCGCCGCGTCCATCGTGAGCGGCGCCTCGGCCTCCGACTCGGACGGCGGCGATGCCCCGGGCGCGGCCGCCGCGGCGGACTCGTCCGGCGCGTCCTCCCAGGGCGGCTCCGTGACCCTGGACCACGTGCGCTGGCACAGCTCGGACGAGTACACCCGCGTGGTCCTCGACCTCTCGGGCGAGGCGCGCTTCAAGTGGCAGCTCCTGGCCGCGAATCCCGACGCCGACACGCCGCACCGCCTCTACATCGACCTCCTGGACACCGGCCTTTCCAAGTCCTCGGCCCAGGACAAGACCGTACGCGACGGCATCCTCAAGCAGATCCGCACTGCCCAGAACACGCCGGACACGGTCCGCGTGGTGCTCGATTTCAACAAGTTCCAGGACTACAAGCTGTTCCAGCTCTACGACCCCTACCGCGTGGTCGTGGACGTCTACGCCCCGCGCAAGGGCCAGCCCGCCAAGGCCGTGACCGCGGCGGCCTCGGGCGACTCGGGGCCCACGTCCGCGAAGAGCGCCCGCGAATCCGCTTCCAGATCCAAGTCCAGGTCCCGCTCGCGCTCCGGCAAGGGCGCCATGAACGTGGCCTCCTCGCGCGAGCCCGAGCCCATCACTCCCGGCCCCTCGCAGCGCAAGCACTCCGAGTCGCTCATCGAGCAGCTCGGCCTGTCCGTGGACACGATCATGATCGACCCGGGCCACGGCGGAAAGGACTCCGGGGCCATCGGCGCGGGCGGACTGTACGAGAAGAACGTGGTCCTGCGCGCGGCCAAGATCCTGGGCGCCAAGCTCGAGGCCAGGGGCTTCCACGTCGTCTACACGCGCAGCACGGACAAGTTCATCCCGCTGGAGGAGCGCACGGCCATGGCCAACGTGCGCAAGGCGGACCTCTTCATCTCGCTGCACTGCAACGCGGCCGACGACTCGAGCGCCAAGGGGCTCGAGGTCTACAGCCTGAACCTGGCCAAGACCAAGGACGCCGTGCGCGTGGCCGCGCGCGAGAACGCGGTCACGGCCAAGCGCATCAGCGACCTGCAGGTCATCCTCACGGACCTCATGCTGAACTCCAAGGTCAAGGAGTCCAAGGACCTCGCGGGAGACGTGCAGGGCGGCATCCTGCGCAGCGTGCGCAAGACCTACCCGCTGCACGACCGCCGCCAGCGCGAGGCCCCGTTCTACGTGCTCATGGGCGCCAAGATGCCCGCCATCCTCGTGGAGATGGGCTACATCACCAACCCCACCGAGGCGCGCAAGCTGGACTCCGACTCCTACCTCGACGACCTGTGCGACGGCATCGTCGCGGGCGTGGGCAGCTACAAGCGCACCATCGAGCGCTACGCCAGCCGCTAG
- a CDS encoding Fur family transcriptional regulator, protein MAKNFERFTQITEHLKALGHRLTPQRLAILRVLAESRGHPSAEQVYARLRADHPSMSLATVYKTIALLKQAGEVLELQFSDRDNRYDGSRPYPHPHLICTRCGAIMDPEIPGLNDMAARLAEQTGFAVTSHRVDFFGLCPRCRAASTHRGGGKAKDSSSGRS, encoded by the coding sequence ATGGCAAAGAATTTCGAACGTTTCACGCAGATAACTGAACACCTGAAGGCCCTGGGCCACAGGCTCACGCCGCAGCGCCTGGCCATTTTGCGCGTGCTGGCCGAGAGCCGTGGGCACCCCTCGGCCGAGCAGGTCTACGCCCGGCTGCGAGCCGATCACCCCTCCATGAGCCTGGCCACGGTCTACAAGACCATCGCCCTGCTCAAGCAGGCCGGGGAAGTCCTGGAGCTGCAGTTCAGCGACCGCGACAACCGCTACGACGGCAGCAGGCCCTACCCCCACCCGCATCTCATCTGCACCCGCTGCGGGGCCATCATGGACCCGGAGATTCCGGGACTGAACGACATGGCCGCGCGGCTGGCCGAACAGACGGGCTTCGCCGTGACCTCGCACCGGGTCGACTTCTTCGGCCTCTGCCCCAGGTGCCGGGCGGCCTCGACGCATCGGGGCGGCGGGAAGGCGAAGGACTCCTCTTCCGGCCGGTCGTAG
- a CDS encoding ATP-binding protein has product MEQKSGGFRRWTVIAIAVVLVTALHFGNVGGEIGLHMVHRELYFVPILLSAFWFGFRSGLAVALLVSALYLLGLVVVGFHHVAPLVAVLQTAVFILAAGLLGWLAERQRVEQAEEAEADKLQALGQAASALSFDLQNFVRTMERLYAKAGGFGVQDLDAEFAQQMARARILMATVESFVPKRHIAPVAEDLNLAVSRYLDEEWTSVAGRRVRLVRDLDPTGCPAFVDQGQVVWVLDKLLQNALDVTRPGGEVRVFTRCEEKACLLGVEDHGPGIPADQQEKLFTPFFTTKGAGTGLALAGSMRTMREMGGDIVVRSEPGKGSLFTLVVPGGVPQGCKEGGEA; this is encoded by the coding sequence ATGGAGCAGAAGTCGGGCGGGTTCAGACGCTGGACGGTGATCGCGATCGCCGTGGTCCTGGTCACCGCGCTGCACTTCGGCAACGTGGGCGGGGAGATCGGGCTGCACATGGTGCATCGCGAGCTCTATTTCGTGCCCATCCTGCTCTCCGCGTTCTGGTTCGGTTTCAGGAGCGGCCTTGCCGTGGCGCTCCTGGTCTCGGCCCTCTATCTTCTCGGCCTCGTCGTGGTCGGTTTTCATCATGTCGCGCCCCTGGTGGCCGTATTGCAGACGGCGGTCTTCATCCTCGCGGCCGGGCTGCTCGGCTGGCTGGCCGAGCGCCAGCGCGTGGAGCAGGCCGAGGAGGCAGAGGCGGACAAGCTGCAGGCCCTGGGCCAGGCGGCCAGCGCCCTGAGCTTCGACCTGCAGAATTTCGTGCGCACCATGGAACGCCTCTACGCCAAGGCGGGCGGCTTCGGCGTGCAGGACCTGGACGCCGAGTTCGCGCAGCAGATGGCACGGGCGCGCATCCTCATGGCCACCGTGGAATCCTTCGTGCCCAAGCGGCACATCGCGCCGGTGGCCGAGGACCTGAATCTGGCCGTGAGCCGCTATCTGGACGAGGAGTGGACCTCCGTGGCCGGGCGGCGCGTGCGCCTGGTGCGCGACCTCGACCCGACCGGCTGCCCGGCCTTCGTGGACCAGGGACAGGTCGTCTGGGTCCTGGACAAGCTTCTGCAGAACGCCCTGGACGTGACCCGGCCCGGCGGCGAGGTCAGGGTCTTCACGCGCTGCGAGGAGAAGGCCTGCCTCCTCGGCGTCGAGGACCACGGTCCGGGCATCCCCGCCGATCAGCAGGAAAAGCTCTTCACCCCCTTCTTCACCACCAAGGGCGCGGGCACGGGCCTGGCCCTGGCCGGAAGCATGCGCACCATGCGCGAGATGGGGGGAGACATCGTCGTCAGGAGCGAGCCCGGAAAGGGCTCGCTCTTCACTCTGGTGGTCCCCGGGGGCGTGCCCCAGGGGTGCAAGGAAGGAGGCGAGGCATGA
- a CDS encoding HAD-IC family P-type ATPase, which yields MKNDTKHGKQAGSDMPGKGHEAAHGEDRNAGHGKGHEAARERDTGQGKEGHAGHGDHGGHGGHGGHGGHGGHGDHQDHHAHMAADFKHRFLVCLVLTVPVMLLSPMFKELVGLGSFLRFSGEMWPLLAVSTAIFVYGGKPFLAGLVSEVSERRPGMMTLIGLAIIVAFGYSALVVLGLPGRTFFWELASLIDVMLLGHFIEMRSVLSASSALTELAKLIPGEAHRLDESGNAHDVPVEELVKDDRILVRPGEKVPADGEVVSGQSSVSEALLTGEAVPVPKKKGDEVIGGSVNGEGSLTVAITRTGDESFLSQVVTMVRTAQESKSRSQELADRAALWLTIVALSAGGLTMVVWWGIIGSAFVYALERTVTVMVVTCPHALGLAMPLVAAVSTALAAKNGFLIRNRSAFERARALGAICFDKTGTLTMGEFRVARVTLAEHPTGPSAEADARTDARTGSETQDGETPGEDAEEAGPKPLDEDELLRLAGAVEAESEHPIAAGVMRSLADRGLEAYPREEFSAIKGKGAKARVQGREVAVVSRAFLEEEGIELPEALAQGEGRGRTLAYVVVDGRPAGVLALQDSVRKSAREAVRVLRSMGIRCIMITGDNEETAARVAEAVGLDEHFAEVLPGDKAAKVEEVRKRGLVTAMVGDGINDAPALAAADVGIAIGAGTDVAMETADVVLVRSDPADVPAMVALARATRKKMVQNLFWATGYNVVAIPLAAGVLAGQGIVLSPAAGAVLMSLSTIIVAVNARLMRMHRPGRPDRADRADRPERADDGD from the coding sequence ATGAAAAACGATACGAAGCACGGCAAGCAGGCCGGAAGCGATATGCCCGGCAAGGGACACGAAGCGGCCCACGGCGAAGACCGCAACGCAGGGCACGGCAAGGGACACGAGGCGGCCAGGGAGAGGGACACGGGCCAGGGCAAGGAAGGCCATGCGGGCCACGGGGATCACGGCGGTCACGGCGGTCACGGCGGACATGGAGGACATGGCGGTCACGGCGACCACCAGGACCACCACGCGCACATGGCGGCGGACTTCAAGCACCGCTTCCTGGTCTGCCTGGTCCTGACCGTGCCGGTCATGCTCCTCTCGCCCATGTTCAAGGAGCTGGTGGGGCTCGGCTCGTTCCTGCGCTTTTCCGGCGAGATGTGGCCGCTGCTGGCCGTGTCCACGGCCATCTTCGTCTACGGCGGCAAGCCCTTCCTCGCGGGACTCGTGAGCGAGGTCTCCGAGCGGCGGCCGGGCATGATGACCCTCATCGGCCTGGCCATCATCGTGGCCTTCGGCTACAGCGCCCTGGTCGTCCTCGGACTGCCGGGCCGGACCTTCTTCTGGGAGCTGGCGAGCCTCATCGACGTCATGCTGCTCGGCCACTTCATCGAGATGCGCTCCGTGCTCTCCGCCTCCTCGGCCCTCACGGAGTTGGCCAAGCTCATCCCGGGCGAGGCCCACCGCCTGGACGAGTCCGGCAACGCGCACGACGTTCCCGTGGAGGAGCTCGTGAAGGACGACCGCATCCTGGTGCGGCCGGGCGAGAAGGTCCCGGCCGACGGCGAGGTCGTCTCCGGGCAGTCCTCGGTCAGCGAGGCGCTGCTCACGGGCGAGGCCGTGCCCGTGCCCAAGAAGAAGGGCGACGAGGTCATCGGCGGCTCGGTCAACGGCGAGGGCTCGCTCACCGTGGCCATCACCCGCACGGGCGACGAGTCCTTCCTCTCCCAAGTGGTGACCATGGTGCGCACGGCCCAGGAGAGCAAGTCGCGCTCCCAGGAGCTGGCGGACCGCGCGGCCCTGTGGCTGACCATCGTGGCCCTGTCCGCCGGCGGCCTGACCATGGTCGTTTGGTGGGGCATCATCGGGAGCGCGTTCGTCTATGCGCTCGAGCGCACGGTCACCGTCATGGTCGTCACCTGCCCGCACGCCCTGGGGCTGGCCATGCCCTTGGTGGCGGCCGTGTCCACGGCCCTGGCCGCCAAGAACGGCTTCCTCATCCGCAACCGCTCGGCCTTCGAGCGGGCGCGCGCCCTGGGCGCGATCTGCTTCGACAAGACGGGCACCCTGACCATGGGCGAGTTCCGCGTGGCCCGCGTGACCCTTGCCGAGCACCCGACCGGGCCTTCGGCCGAGGCGGATGCCCGAACGGATGCCCGAACGGGTTCCGAAACGCAGGACGGCGAGACGCCCGGCGAGGACGCCGAAGAGGCCGGACCGAAGCCCCTGGACGAGGACGAGCTCCTGCGCCTGGCCGGGGCGGTGGAGGCCGAGTCCGAGCACCCCATCGCCGCGGGCGTGATGCGCTCGCTGGCCGACAGGGGGCTTGAGGCGTACCCGCGCGAGGAGTTCTCGGCCATCAAGGGCAAGGGCGCCAAGGCCCGCGTGCAGGGCCGCGAGGTGGCCGTGGTCAGCCGCGCCTTCCTCGAGGAGGAGGGCATCGAGCTGCCCGAGGCGCTCGCGCAGGGCGAGGGCCGCGGCCGCACCCTGGCTTACGTGGTGGTGGACGGCCGCCCCGCCGGGGTCCTGGCGCTGCAGGACTCGGTGCGCAAGAGCGCCCGCGAGGCGGTGCGCGTGCTGCGCTCCATGGGCATACGCTGCATCATGATCACGGGCGACAACGAGGAGACCGCGGCGCGGGTGGCCGAGGCCGTGGGGCTTGACGAGCACTTCGCCGAGGTCCTGCCCGGCGACAAGGCCGCAAAGGTCGAGGAGGTGCGCAAGCGCGGGCTGGTCACGGCCATGGTCGGGGACGGCATCAACGACGCGCCCGCCCTGGCCGCTGCGGACGTGGGCATCGCCATCGGCGCGGGCACGGACGTGGCCATGGAGACCGCGGACGTGGTCCTGGTGCGCTCCGACCCCGCGGACGTCCCGGCCATGGTGGCCCTGGCCCGGGCCACGCGCAAGAAGATGGTGCAGAACCTGTTCTGGGCCACGGGCTACAACGTCGTGGCCATCCCGCTCGCGGCCGGGGTGCTGGCCGGGCAGGGCATCGTCCTGAGCCCGGCGGCCGGGGCCGTGCTCATGTCCCTGTCCACGATCATCGTGGCCGTGAACGCGCGGCTCATGCGCATGCACCGGCCGGGCCGCCCGGATCGAGCAGACCGCGCGGACAGGCCCGAGCGCGCGGACGACGGGGACTAG
- a CDS encoding SpoIIE family protein phosphatase, with product MPTAAEHRHGPGLAIRLAGLVLAATGVIFAVAFGYNYQKSRALLLKNVRISAQSLTRATVSKLEETLHGLQSVPLAAAAGLSNGSLDVPAAQAMMKDFLESAPEAYGGGLFLDPGASGDGRSRASAYFCRKNGSVARTPLGADYDYSLMDWYMLPKYLGSPQWSEPFYDESGGDTLMATFAVPVRRGPAGARSFAGVVTVDLALDELQRAVAALHPDISGYAFLISRNGRIVSHPERRLIMRESIFSLAEAMHDQALRDVGKDMVRGGQGFARLGGAALGKPVWIYYAPLPGVGWSLGLVIPEKDLFADLYKLHRDVVVIGVCGFTALLGFVILIAATITRPIRNLARTSAEIARGNLDVDLPVVRRGDEVGELTRSFDEMRLALKEYIANLTETTKAKERMESELKIARNIQMSFLPKRFPPFPEIEAFELHALLTPAYEVGGDLYDFFLLDENRLFILVGDVSGKGVPAALFMAVSKTLVKGIAEQDSDPGLILAKVNDELAEDNDAMLFVTMFCAVLDFRTGELVYANAGHNYPVLVRADGRTSFVELPPGTAMGVIPGLAYPSERLFLDRGDVLVAYTDGVNEAQDARGALFGNERLLETVHRTGPAEPRRLCTVLLDEVRAFAHGADQADDITVLALAYKGPRREG from the coding sequence ATGCCGACTGCCGCTGAGCACAGGCACGGCCCGGGGCTGGCCATCCGCCTGGCGGGGCTGGTCCTCGCCGCCACCGGCGTCATCTTCGCCGTGGCCTTCGGCTACAACTACCAGAAGTCGCGCGCGCTGCTCCTGAAGAACGTGCGCATCTCCGCGCAGAGCCTGACCCGGGCCACGGTGAGCAAGCTCGAGGAGACCCTGCACGGCCTGCAGTCCGTGCCCCTGGCCGCGGCCGCCGGGCTCTCCAACGGAAGCCTCGACGTTCCCGCCGCCCAGGCCATGATGAAGGACTTTCTCGAATCCGCCCCCGAGGCGTACGGAGGCGGCCTCTTCCTCGATCCCGGCGCGTCGGGCGACGGCAGGTCCAGGGCGTCCGCCTACTTCTGCCGCAAGAACGGCAGCGTGGCCCGCACGCCGCTCGGCGCGGACTACGACTATTCGCTCATGGACTGGTACATGCTGCCCAAGTATCTGGGCAGCCCGCAGTGGAGCGAGCCCTTCTACGACGAATCCGGCGGCGACACGCTCATGGCCACCTTCGCCGTGCCCGTGCGGCGAGGCCCCGCCGGGGCGCGCTCCTTCGCCGGGGTGGTCACGGTGGACCTGGCCCTGGACGAGCTGCAGCGCGCGGTCGCGGCCCTGCACCCGGACATCTCCGGCTACGCCTTCCTCATCAGCCGCAACGGCCGCATCGTCTCCCATCCGGAACGCCGCCTGATCATGCGCGAGAGCATCTTCAGCCTGGCCGAGGCCATGCACGACCAGGCCCTGCGCGACGTGGGCAAGGACATGGTGCGCGGGGGCCAGGGCTTCGCGCGGCTCGGCGGCGCGGCCCTGGGCAAGCCCGTGTGGATCTACTACGCGCCCCTGCCGGGCGTGGGCTGGAGCCTGGGGCTCGTGATCCCGGAAAAGGACCTCTTCGCGGATCTCTACAAGCTGCACCGCGACGTGGTGGTCATAGGCGTCTGCGGCTTCACGGCCCTGCTCGGCTTCGTGATCCTCATCGCCGCCACCATCACTCGGCCCATCCGCAACCTCGCGCGCACGAGCGCGGAGATCGCGCGCGGCAACCTGGACGTGGACCTGCCCGTGGTCAGGCGCGGCGACGAGGTGGGCGAGCTCACCCGCTCCTTCGACGAGATGCGGCTGGCGCTCAAGGAGTACATCGCCAACCTCACGGAGACGACCAAGGCCAAGGAGCGCATGGAGTCGGAGCTGAAGATCGCGCGCAACATCCAGATGAGCTTCCTGCCCAAGCGCTTCCCGCCCTTCCCGGAGATCGAGGCCTTCGAGCTGCACGCCCTGCTGACCCCGGCCTACGAGGTGGGCGGCGACCTCTACGACTTCTTCCTGCTGGACGAGAACCGCCTCTTCATCCTGGTGGGCGACGTCTCGGGCAAGGGCGTGCCCGCGGCGCTGTTCATGGCCGTGAGCAAGACCCTGGTCAAGGGCATCGCGGAGCAGGACAGCGACCCGGGCCTGATCCTGGCCAAGGTCAACGACGAGCTGGCCGAGGACAACGACGCCATGCTCTTCGTGACCATGTTCTGCGCGGTGCTGGATTTCAGGACCGGCGAGCTGGTCTACGCCAACGCGGGCCACAACTACCCGGTCCTGGTGCGCGCGGACGGCAGGACCTCCTTCGTGGAGCTGCCGCCGGGCACGGCCATGGGCGTCATTCCGGGCCTCGCCTATCCGAGCGAGCGGCTGTTCCTGGATCGGGGCGACGTGCTGGTGGCCTACACCGACGGCGTGAACGAGGCCCAGGACGCCAGGGGCGCGCTCTTCGGCAACGAGCGGCTGCTCGAGACCGTGCACCGCACCGGCCCGGCCGAGCCGCGGCGGCTGTGCACGGTCCTGCTCGACGAGGTCAGGGCCTTTGCGCACGGCGCGGACCAGGCGGACGACATCACGGTCCTGGCCCTGGCCTACAAGGGGCCGCGGCGCGAGGGCTAG
- a CDS encoding ABC transporter substrate-binding protein — protein MERQTGRGSAEASRGQGRKGRRTVSAVIFSGGLGGPCCRLFFCLFCCLAGCLLWAALPCVAAQAQSGRLVPVTFIPQWEPQAQFAGYYCALRQGFYRDRGLDVTILRGGPSRPPSELLNRGEADFGTMFLARALIISDKERDTGRSLVNLAQIVRRGSLLLVAKKSQGIERPEDLEGKRVSMWNEEFRIQPHLFFAAHHVKVKDVPQGFTVDLFLRGGVAACSAMRYNEYHAILDAGYDPDQLTVFDMASAGLDFPEDGIYCLKSTWEKRPEVCRAFVRASIEGWLWAFAHPREALDIVMSYVNAANLPTNRVHQEWMFDHLRQVILPEGAGQTGAGQTGAGQTVENRKGPGGQGGQEGVGILDEQAYDAVVQALEQGGLIHTAPQYGEFHADCR, from the coding sequence ATGGAGCGACAAACGGGCAGGGGAAGTGCGGAGGCCTCGCGCGGACAAGGCCGCAAGGGTCGGCGCACGGTCTCGGCCGTCATTTTTTCCGGCGGCCTGGGCGGACCCTGCTGCCGCCTGTTCTTCTGCCTGTTCTGCTGCCTGGCGGGCTGCCTGCTGTGGGCCGCCCTGCCGTGCGTGGCGGCGCAGGCGCAGTCCGGCCGCCTGGTCCCGGTGACCTTCATCCCGCAATGGGAACCCCAGGCCCAGTTCGCGGGCTACTACTGCGCCCTGCGCCAGGGCTTCTACCGCGACCGGGGGCTGGACGTGACCATCCTGCGCGGCGGCCCCTCGCGCCCGCCCTCCGAGCTCCTGAACCGGGGAGAGGCCGACTTCGGGACCATGTTCCTGGCCCGGGCGCTGATCATCTCGGACAAGGAGCGGGACACGGGCCGCTCCCTGGTCAACCTGGCCCAGATCGTGCGCCGCGGCTCGCTGCTCCTGGTGGCCAAGAAGTCGCAGGGCATCGAAAGGCCCGAGGACCTCGAGGGCAAGCGCGTGAGCATGTGGAACGAGGAGTTCCGCATCCAGCCGCACCTCTTCTTCGCCGCGCACCACGTGAAGGTGAAGGACGTGCCCCAGGGCTTCACCGTGGACCTCTTCCTGCGCGGCGGCGTGGCCGCCTGCTCCGCCATGCGCTACAACGAGTACCACGCCATCCTCGACGCGGGCTACGACCCGGACCAGCTCACGGTCTTCGACATGGCCTCGGCCGGACTCGACTTCCCGGAGGACGGCATCTACTGCCTGAAGTCCACCTGGGAGAAGCGGCCCGAGGTCTGCCGCGCCTTCGTGCGCGCCTCCATCGAGGGCTGGCTGTGGGCCTTCGCCCACCCGCGCGAGGCCCTGGACATCGTCATGAGCTACGTCAACGCGGCCAACCTGCCCACCAACCGCGTGCACCAGGAATGGATGTTCGACCACCTGCGGCAGGTGATCCTGCCCGAGGGTGCGGGCCAGACGGGTGCGGGCCAGACGGGTGCGGGCCAGACGGTGGAGAACCGGAAGGGCCCCGGCGGGCAGGGCGGACAGGAGGGCGTCGGCATCCTCGACGAGCAGGCCTACGACGCGGTGGTCCAGGCCCTCGAACAGGGCGGGCTCATCCACACCGCGCCGCAATACGGAGAGTTCCATGCCGACTGCCGCTGA
- a CDS encoding histidine kinase dimerization/phosphoacceptor domain -containing protein: protein MSAAQDGNGSGGVFSGVARRMALAILTAGCVLILVQSCVQVYLAYTQEEHDVEARLDEIRTGHLPGIAGSLWMANDDLLRAQIMGVVALPDVCYAEVMERGRVVVAVGESPESGTTIERVYTLTHVSRGQTETIGSLRVVADLNEMHRRLRAAVVNSMVQQSAQTLFLAILVFFLFYRMVARPLRAMADYTRSMDYRGGDDPMPEIPVSPSGGRDELAELATAISDLRGEIGSAFEELMQTNAALRQEVEERTRAEGALRESKESLRLLAESLPVLIAHLGPDGRYQFVNRQFTRWSGLSLDQVVGHTADEMFPGDFGRQAVERIARALAGEELDFETRYTMPDGQRVDARTRYVPRRGADGRVESLYILSEDISARVRYEEQLKAALLEKEIMLREIHHRVKNNLQIVSSLLMLQADSHRDPVLQDLLRQSRDRIAAMASVHDQLYRSENLAGIRMDEQIEQIGRRLVAGLAGGRSIAFECDCPPLELSIEQAVPLGLLLSELLTNALKHAFPGGRQGRVRVTAREEEDAVVIVVHDDGVGLPQDFDAATGGSLGMQLVAGLAAQLRGTISFSSASGGTEAELRFTR, encoded by the coding sequence ATGTCCGCGGCGCAGGACGGCAACGGGAGCGGCGGCGTCTTCAGCGGCGTGGCGCGGCGCATGGCGCTGGCCATCCTCACCGCCGGATGCGTGCTCATCCTGGTCCAGAGCTGCGTGCAGGTCTACCTCGCCTACACGCAGGAAGAGCACGACGTGGAGGCGCGGCTGGACGAGATCCGCACCGGCCACCTCCCGGGCATCGCGGGCAGCCTGTGGATGGCCAACGACGACCTCCTGCGCGCCCAGATAATGGGCGTGGTGGCCCTGCCGGACGTATGCTACGCCGAGGTCATGGAGCGCGGCCGGGTGGTGGTGGCCGTGGGCGAGAGCCCCGAGTCCGGGACCACCATCGAGCGCGTCTACACCCTGACCCATGTCTCGCGCGGCCAGACAGAGACCATCGGCTCCCTGCGCGTGGTCGCGGACCTGAACGAGATGCACCGCAGGCTGCGCGCCGCGGTGGTCAACTCCATGGTCCAGCAGTCCGCCCAGACCCTCTTTCTCGCCATCCTCGTCTTCTTTCTCTTCTACCGCATGGTGGCCCGCCCGCTTCGGGCCATGGCCGACTACACGCGGAGCATGGACTACCGGGGCGGGGACGACCCCATGCCGGAGATCCCGGTCTCGCCGAGCGGGGGGCGCGACGAGCTGGCCGAGCTGGCCACGGCCATCAGCGACCTGCGGGGCGAGATCGGCAGCGCCTTCGAGGAGCTCATGCAGACCAACGCGGCGCTGCGCCAGGAGGTGGAGGAGCGCACGCGGGCCGAGGGCGCGCTGCGCGAGAGCAAGGAGAGCCTGCGTCTTCTGGCCGAGAGCCTGCCCGTGCTCATCGCCCATCTCGGTCCGGACGGCCGCTACCAGTTCGTCAACCGGCAGTTCACGCGCTGGTCCGGGCTCTCCCTGGACCAGGTCGTGGGACACACGGCGGACGAGATGTTCCCGGGAGATTTCGGCAGGCAGGCGGTGGAACGCATAGCGCGGGCGCTCGCGGGCGAGGAGCTCGATTTCGAGACCCGCTACACCATGCCGGACGGGCAGCGCGTCGACGCGCGCACCCGCTACGTTCCCCGCAGGGGGGCGGACGGCAGGGTCGAGTCGCTGTACATCCTCTCCGAGGACATAAGCGCCCGCGTGCGCTACGAGGAGCAGCTGAAGGCCGCCCTGCTCGAGAAGGAGATCATGCTCAGGGAGATCCACCACCGGGTGAAGAACAACCTGCAGATCGTCTCCTCCCTGCTCATGCTCCAGGCGGACAGCCACCGCGACCCCGTGCTCCAGGACCTCCTGCGCCAGAGCCGCGACCGCATCGCGGCCATGGCCTCGGTGCACGACCAGCTCTACCGCTCCGAGAACCTGGCGGGCATCCGCATGGACGAGCAGATCGAGCAGATCGGCCGCCGCCTGGTCGCGGGGCTGGCCGGGGGCAGGTCCATCGCCTTCGAGTGCGACTGTCCGCCGCTGGAGCTTTCCATCGAGCAGGCCGTGCCGCTCGGGCTCCTCCTCAGCGAACTCCTGACCAACGCGCTCAAGCACGCCTTCCCCGGGGGCAGGCAGGGCCGGGTGCGGGTCACGGCGCGCGAGGAAGAGGATGCGGTGGTCATCGTGGTGCACGACGACGGGGTCGGCCTGCCGCAGGACTTCGACGCGGCCACGGGCGGCTCGCTCGGCATGCAGCTCGTGGCCGGACTGGCCGCGCAACTGCGCGGCACGATCAGTTTTTCCTCGGCGTCGGGCGGCACCGAGGCCGAATTGCGCTTCACCCGCTGA